One Arthrobacter sp. StoSoilB20 DNA segment encodes these proteins:
- a CDS encoding phosphoenolpyruvate carboxykinase (GTP) encodes MGDLARLPLLEKAPTTHARLLAWVEEVAELTQPDRIHWVDGSEAENKKLTDELVEAGTLKRLNPETFPNSFAAFSDPADVARVEEQTFICSENERDAGFTNNWMAPAEMKQKLRGLFAGSMRGRTMYVIPFVMGHLDAEDPKFGVEITDSAYVVASMRIMARIGTDVLDRITQTDAFFVPALHSLGAPLEAGQADVAWPCNTDKWIVHFPEERSIWSFGSGYGGNALLGKKCYALRIASVMARDEGWLAEHMLILKLTSPEQKTYYVSAAFPSACGKTNLALLDPTIKGWKVETLGDDITWMRFGKEGELRAVNPEAGLFGVAPGTGWGTNPNAMRAIAKGNSIFTNVALTDDGGVWWEGMTEETPAHLTDWRGESWTPDSDSPAAHPNSRFCTPIDQIDMLAEEYFSPEGVELSAILFGGRRKTTIPLVTEARDWSNGIFMGSTLSSETTAAAAGAVGVVRRDPMAMLPFIGYDAGDYLNHWVNLSAKANPERLPKIFLVNWFRRTAEGGFAWPGFGDNARVLKWAIERLEGKADAIETPIGFVPTGESIDLEGLDMTPAEVESAVRVDPEEWATELASIEEWFANFGESLPAALQSELDGLKTRLG; translated from the coding sequence ATGGGCGATCTGGCGCGACTGCCGCTGCTTGAGAAGGCACCTACTACGCATGCACGCCTGCTGGCCTGGGTTGAGGAAGTTGCCGAGCTGACTCAGCCGGACCGCATCCACTGGGTCGATGGCAGCGAAGCAGAAAACAAGAAACTCACGGACGAGCTGGTTGAGGCCGGCACGCTGAAGAGGCTCAACCCGGAAACGTTCCCGAACTCCTTCGCGGCGTTCTCGGACCCGGCCGACGTCGCCCGTGTGGAAGAGCAGACCTTCATCTGCTCCGAGAACGAGCGCGACGCAGGCTTCACCAACAACTGGATGGCCCCGGCCGAGATGAAGCAGAAGCTGCGCGGCCTGTTCGCCGGCTCCATGCGTGGCCGCACCATGTACGTCATTCCGTTCGTCATGGGCCACCTTGATGCAGAAGATCCCAAGTTTGGCGTCGAGATCACCGACTCCGCCTACGTTGTTGCCTCCATGCGCATCATGGCCCGCATCGGAACCGACGTCCTGGACCGCATCACCCAGACCGACGCTTTCTTTGTCCCCGCCCTCCACTCGCTGGGCGCACCCCTGGAAGCCGGACAGGCCGACGTCGCATGGCCCTGCAACACGGACAAATGGATTGTGCACTTCCCCGAAGAGCGCTCCATCTGGTCCTTCGGCTCCGGCTACGGCGGAAACGCCCTCCTGGGCAAGAAGTGCTACGCACTGCGCATCGCTTCGGTCATGGCCCGCGATGAAGGCTGGCTGGCCGAGCACATGCTCATCCTCAAGCTGACCTCCCCGGAGCAGAAGACGTACTACGTTTCTGCAGCCTTCCCCTCCGCCTGCGGCAAGACCAACCTCGCGTTGCTCGACCCCACCATCAAGGGCTGGAAAGTTGAGACCCTTGGCGATGACATCACCTGGATGCGCTTCGGCAAGGAAGGCGAACTCCGCGCCGTCAACCCCGAGGCAGGCCTGTTCGGCGTTGCGCCGGGCACCGGCTGGGGCACCAACCCCAACGCCATGCGCGCTATTGCCAAGGGCAACAGCATCTTCACCAACGTGGCGCTGACCGACGACGGTGGCGTGTGGTGGGAAGGCATGACGGAGGAAACTCCGGCACACCTGACCGACTGGCGTGGTGAGTCCTGGACTCCGGACTCCGACTCCCCGGCGGCCCACCCGAACTCCCGTTTCTGCACGCCGATCGACCAGATCGACATGCTGGCAGAGGAATACTTCAGCCCGGAAGGCGTGGAGCTCTCCGCGATCCTGTTCGGCGGCCGACGCAAGACCACCATCCCGCTGGTCACCGAAGCCCGCGACTGGTCAAACGGCATCTTCATGGGTTCCACCCTGTCCTCCGAAACCACCGCTGCTGCCGCTGGTGCCGTAGGCGTGGTTCGCCGCGATCCCATGGCCATGCTGCCGTTCATCGGCTACGACGCAGGGGACTACCTGAACCACTGGGTAAACCTGTCCGCGAAGGCAAACCCCGAGCGCCTGCCCAAGATCTTCCTGGTCAACTGGTTCCGCCGCACGGCTGAAGGCGGCTTCGCCTGGCCTGGCTTCGGGGACAACGCCCGTGTGCTCAAGTGGGCCATCGAGCGCCTTGAAGGCAAGGCCGACGCCATTGAGACCCCGATCGGCTTTGTTCCGACCGGCGAATCAATCGACCTCGAGGGCCTGGACATGACACCGGCTGAGGTTGAATCGGCTGTGCGCGTGGACCCGGAGGAATGGGCAACCGAACTGGCGTCCATCGAGGAATGGTTCGCCAACTTTGGCGAGTCCCTCCCGGCGGCGCTTCAGTCCGAACTGGACGGTCTCAAGACCCGTCTGGGCTAG
- a CDS encoding RecQ family ATP-dependent DNA helicase: MANEPQNTAVSVQSPTQQQALACLRELVGHPEARFHDGQYEAIEALVDAGRRALVVQRTGWGKSAVYFVASLLLRKRGAGPTLIVSPLLALMRDQVAAAARAGVRAVAINSANALEWDTVLAQLAADEVDVLLVSPERLTNPSFRENQLPELIRRTGLLVIDEAHCISDWGHDFRPDYRRIADLIAQLPPSVPVLATTATANSRVVHDIEEQLGEGVLTIRGALGRESLRLGVLTLPDSRDRLGWLLTHLADMPGSGIIYTLTVSAAEDTARLLAEAGHNVLSYTGRTDPADRERAEQLLKDNQVKALVATSALGMGFDKPDLGFVIHLGAPSSPVAYYQQVGRAGRGAANADVLLLPGSEDREIWQYFATASMPSAEKANAVLAVLGEAGSALSTVALEARVDLRRTPLELLLKVLAVDGAVERVGGGWRSTGLPWNYDAERYARIAEARVDEQDSMVIYQDTAGCRMEYITSVLDDETAAACGRCDNCAGRWFPVDVAASASDAAGQTLRRAGIALEPRLQWPSGMDRLGVPVKGKIKPDESVAEGRILARLTDLGWGGALRELFAAGAPDRPVDPAMLQACVQVLREWSGAEGGTPWSGAGRPAAVVSIPSRSKPQLVESLAQGIAGIGRMPYLGQLQPQHGGPTGARGGNSAYRLAGVWDRLVVGPDLAQALAGLGGQPVLLVDDLIDSRWTMTVSARALRQAGVGAVLPLALAQAG, translated from the coding sequence ATGGCCAACGAACCCCAAAACACTGCAGTTTCCGTGCAATCACCCACCCAGCAGCAAGCATTGGCCTGCCTGCGGGAGTTGGTGGGGCACCCCGAAGCCCGGTTCCATGATGGCCAATATGAGGCCATTGAAGCGTTGGTTGATGCCGGGCGCAGGGCCTTGGTGGTCCAGCGCACGGGGTGGGGAAAGTCCGCTGTCTACTTCGTTGCATCCTTGTTGCTGCGAAAGCGTGGAGCGGGCCCTACCCTGATTGTTTCGCCGCTGCTGGCGCTCATGCGCGACCAGGTTGCCGCAGCCGCCCGGGCTGGAGTGCGGGCTGTTGCCATCAACTCCGCAAATGCCTTGGAGTGGGATACCGTACTGGCCCAGTTGGCCGCTGACGAGGTTGACGTTCTCCTGGTCTCGCCCGAACGGCTGACCAACCCTTCCTTCAGGGAGAACCAGCTTCCGGAGCTCATCCGGCGTACCGGTCTGCTGGTCATCGATGAAGCCCACTGCATATCGGACTGGGGACACGATTTCCGCCCGGACTACCGCCGCATCGCAGACCTCATAGCCCAGCTGCCGCCATCCGTGCCTGTCCTGGCAACCACCGCTACGGCCAACTCCAGGGTGGTCCACGATATCGAAGAGCAACTTGGCGAGGGCGTGCTGACCATCCGTGGTGCGCTGGGCCGTGAATCGCTGCGGCTCGGAGTGCTGACACTGCCCGATTCCCGGGACCGGCTTGGTTGGTTGTTGACCCACCTTGCGGACATGCCCGGGAGCGGGATTATCTACACACTCACGGTCTCGGCGGCCGAGGATACTGCCAGGCTCCTTGCTGAAGCCGGACACAATGTCCTTTCCTACACTGGCAGGACGGACCCAGCAGACAGGGAGCGTGCCGAACAGCTCCTCAAGGACAACCAGGTGAAGGCCCTCGTGGCCACCTCCGCCCTGGGAATGGGCTTCGACAAGCCGGACCTGGGCTTCGTCATCCACCTTGGCGCGCCATCGTCGCCAGTTGCCTATTACCAGCAGGTTGGCCGTGCAGGACGTGGGGCGGCCAACGCCGATGTCCTGCTGCTTCCCGGCTCCGAGGACCGTGAGATCTGGCAGTATTTCGCCACGGCATCCATGCCGTCCGCCGAGAAGGCGAACGCCGTACTGGCAGTCCTCGGTGAAGCCGGTTCGGCCCTGTCAACGGTGGCGCTGGAAGCCAGGGTGGACCTTCGCCGTACGCCTTTGGAACTCCTCCTCAAGGTCCTGGCGGTAGATGGAGCTGTGGAACGGGTTGGCGGAGGATGGCGTTCCACAGGCTTGCCGTGGAACTACGACGCCGAGCGCTACGCCCGTATCGCCGAGGCCAGGGTGGATGAGCAGGATTCCATGGTGATCTACCAGGACACCGCGGGATGCCGCATGGAATACATCACCTCGGTGCTGGACGACGAAACGGCTGCCGCTTGTGGGCGCTGCGACAACTGCGCTGGCCGGTGGTTCCCCGTGGACGTCGCGGCCTCGGCATCCGACGCCGCCGGGCAAACCCTGCGCCGTGCAGGAATAGCGTTGGAACCACGGCTGCAGTGGCCAAGTGGCATGGACCGTCTCGGAGTACCGGTCAAGGGAAAGATCAAGCCGGACGAAAGCGTGGCCGAGGGGCGGATTCTGGCCAGGCTCACCGACCTTGGCTGGGGTGGAGCATTGCGGGAGTTGTTTGCTGCCGGTGCCCCTGATCGGCCCGTTGACCCTGCCATGCTGCAGGCGTGTGTCCAGGTCCTTCGCGAATGGTCCGGAGCGGAGGGCGGAACCCCGTGGAGCGGAGCCGGACGTCCGGCGGCAGTTGTCAGCATTCCTTCACGAAGCAAGCCGCAGTTGGTCGAATCCCTGGCTCAAGGAATAGCGGGCATCGGACGGATGCCGTACCTCGGGCAGCTCCAACCCCAGCATGGCGGGCCCACCGGCGCACGTGGCGGCAACAGTGCTTACCGCTTGGCAGGGGTGTGGGACAGGCTCGTGGTCGGACCGGACCTCGCCCAGGCTTTGGCAGGTCTCGGTGGCCAACCCGTGCTGTTGGTCGATGACCTCATTGACAGCCGCTGGACCATGACGGTCTCGGCCAGGGCGTTGCGCCAGGCCGGAGTGGGCGCGGTGCTGCCGCTCGCGCTGGCCCAAGCCGGGTAG
- a CDS encoding FadR/GntR family transcriptional regulator: MTTSGVVPQARFSAQARLRALQSDIMELILERELEAGDPLPTESELSGALGVGRNTLRESLKVLQALGVIEIRHGFGMFVAPSNFDALADGLTFRGRLSLRHQGLEALQLVDVRQALESGLIGSSIDVMTKEQLASIEEAVKQMEELAAAGENFVAADAEFHRRLFEPLNNELLINLMGVFWKVYRKIHVEIGPGNEDLVKTAAMHRGIYAAVASGDKVLASELLNRHFDGIRRRISEAVAD; encoded by the coding sequence ATGACAACTTCCGGTGTGGTTCCGCAGGCGCGGTTCAGTGCACAGGCCCGGCTGCGCGCCCTGCAGTCGGACATTATGGAATTGATCCTTGAGCGCGAGCTCGAGGCAGGCGATCCATTGCCAACCGAAAGCGAGCTTTCCGGCGCGCTGGGAGTGGGGCGCAATACCCTGCGAGAGTCGCTCAAAGTACTCCAGGCCTTGGGCGTCATCGAAATCCGGCACGGCTTTGGCATGTTCGTTGCACCGAGCAACTTCGACGCCCTTGCCGATGGCCTGACATTCCGCGGCCGGCTGTCGTTGCGGCACCAGGGCTTGGAGGCCCTGCAGTTGGTGGATGTCCGCCAGGCGTTGGAGTCCGGCCTGATTGGATCCTCCATTGACGTCATGACCAAGGAGCAGCTCGCTTCCATCGAAGAAGCCGTCAAGCAGATGGAAGAGCTCGCCGCTGCCGGCGAAAACTTTGTTGCTGCGGACGCCGAGTTCCATCGCCGGCTCTTCGAACCCCTTAACAACGAACTCCTGATCAACCTCATGGGCGTCTTCTGGAAGGTCTACCGGAAGATCCACGTGGAAATCGGCCCGGGCAACGAGGACTTGGTGAAGACTGCCGCGATGCACCGGGGAATCTATGCCGCCGTAGCCTCGGGGGACAAGGTCCTGGCCTCCGAGCTGCTCAACCGCCACTTCGATGGGATCCGCCGCCGGATCAGCGAGGCCGTCGCCGACTAA
- a CDS encoding phosphomannomutase/phosphoglucomutase, which yields MTSEQNKTFDLSASFKAYDVRGIVGESITAEIVEAVGAAFIDVLGLEGQTVLVGGDMRPSSPEFSQAFANGAATRGADVLLLDLISTDELYYACGALNAAGATFTASHNPAEYNGIKMAKAGAQPISSESGLKEIQALAEQYLNSGTIPAAGTRGEIGVRDVLKDYSEYLRQLVDLSGSRPLKMVVDAGNGMAGLTTPAVLGDKLLPALPFEIVPLYFELDGSFPNHPANPLEPENLRDLQAAVIKHGADIGLAFDGDADRCFVIDEKGEPVSPSAITGMVARREIARAQAAGEETPVIIHNLLTSKAVPELVAKDGGRAVRTRVGHSFIKAVMAEEGAVFGGEHSAHFYFRDFWNADTGMLAAMHVLAALGEQDGPLSELGRQYEPYVSSGEINSEIEDKAGAVERVRVDFETEDVEIDHMDGSTFTAKDGSWWFNLRPSNTEPFLRLNAEAKDQPTMEKIRDRVLALVRA from the coding sequence GTGACTAGCGAGCAGAACAAGACATTCGACCTCTCGGCCTCCTTCAAGGCGTATGACGTCCGTGGGATCGTGGGTGAATCCATTACGGCTGAAATCGTCGAGGCCGTCGGTGCTGCCTTCATCGACGTCCTCGGACTTGAAGGCCAGACGGTCCTGGTCGGTGGGGACATGCGTCCGTCCTCCCCCGAGTTCAGCCAGGCATTCGCCAACGGTGCGGCCACGCGTGGCGCTGATGTCCTTTTGCTGGACCTTATTTCCACCGATGAGCTGTACTACGCGTGCGGCGCCTTGAACGCAGCCGGGGCAACGTTCACCGCCAGCCACAACCCTGCCGAGTACAACGGCATCAAAATGGCCAAGGCCGGCGCCCAACCCATTTCCTCGGAGTCCGGCCTGAAGGAAATCCAGGCCCTGGCCGAGCAATACCTGAACTCAGGCACCATCCCGGCCGCGGGCACCCGCGGTGAAATCGGCGTGCGCGATGTCTTGAAGGATTACTCGGAATACCTGCGCCAGTTGGTGGATCTCTCCGGTTCCCGTCCACTGAAAATGGTGGTGGACGCCGGCAACGGCATGGCCGGACTGACCACTCCCGCAGTCCTCGGTGACAAACTGCTCCCGGCCCTGCCGTTCGAGATCGTCCCGCTCTACTTCGAGTTGGACGGCTCCTTCCCCAACCACCCGGCCAACCCCTTGGAACCGGAAAACCTCCGGGACCTGCAGGCCGCCGTCATCAAACACGGCGCGGACATTGGCCTGGCGTTCGACGGCGACGCTGACCGCTGCTTTGTGATCGATGAGAAGGGTGAGCCCGTCTCCCCGTCTGCGATCACCGGAATGGTGGCCCGCCGGGAAATTGCCCGTGCACAAGCTGCGGGCGAAGAAACCCCTGTGATCATTCACAATTTGCTCACCTCCAAGGCCGTGCCCGAGCTTGTCGCCAAGGATGGCGGCCGTGCGGTACGGACCCGCGTGGGTCACTCCTTCATCAAAGCGGTCATGGCCGAGGAAGGCGCGGTCTTCGGCGGAGAGCACTCCGCCCACTTCTATTTCCGCGATTTCTGGAACGCTGACACCGGCATGCTTGCCGCCATGCACGTCCTGGCCGCCCTCGGCGAGCAGGACGGTCCGCTGTCCGAACTGGGCCGCCAGTACGAGCCCTACGTATCCTCCGGCGAGATCAACTCGGAGATCGAGGACAAAGCAGGCGCTGTGGAACGCGTTCGCGTCGACTTTGAAACCGAGGACGTCGAGATCGACCACATGGACGGCAGCACCTTCACGGCCAAGGATGGCAGCTGGTGGTTCAACCTGCGCCCATCCAACACCGAGCCCTTCCTCCGCCTGAACGCAGAGGCCAAGGACCAGCCCACCATGGAGAAGATCCGCGACCGCGTCCTCGCACTGGTCCGGGCGTAG
- a CDS encoding ABC transporter substrate-binding protein, which yields MSKTIQSLPLVNDASRRNFLKISGAVGAAAAFTATLSACGGAASTTTGTAANTAAVNKDLTIEAGISYALSTGFDPLSSSGATPMAANLHIFEGLIELHPATRQPYNALAATDPKKVNDTTYQVTIRDGAKFHDGSPVTTEDVAFSFTRVMDPANKSLFSQFIPFIQDVKPLDAKTVEFTLKYAFPGFGPRISVVKIVPKALATDLKAFDASPIGSGPYKLVSAVKDDKIVFEAFADYNGPKPALAKGMTWLLLSDAAARVTAVQSGRVQAIEDVPYLDVDGLKSKVKVESVQSFGLLFLMFNCAKAPFDNKLVRQALHYGLDKEAIIKKALFGNAKAATSYFQEGHPDYVKAKNVYGFDTSKAEELLKQAGVTSLEFELLTTDTAWVKDVAPLILESWNKIPGVKVTVKSLQSGALYSDRVGKGDYSVVAAPGDPSVFGNDADLLLSWFYSGATWMDKRAFWTTPERAKLQELMNKGSQASGEEAKKIVGEIVDMVSDEVPLYPIFHRQLPSAWDEKKLNGFKPLPTTGLSFVDVGRTA from the coding sequence ATGAGCAAGACGATCCAAAGCCTGCCGCTGGTCAACGACGCCAGCCGCCGGAACTTCCTGAAGATAAGCGGCGCAGTTGGTGCAGCAGCCGCCTTCACGGCAACACTCTCTGCGTGCGGCGGCGCTGCCAGCACCACAACCGGAACCGCTGCCAACACTGCCGCAGTCAACAAGGACCTCACCATTGAGGCTGGCATCTCCTACGCCTTGTCCACCGGTTTCGATCCCCTGAGTTCCTCGGGTGCCACCCCGATGGCAGCAAACCTGCACATCTTCGAAGGCCTGATTGAACTCCACCCGGCCACACGCCAGCCCTACAACGCCTTGGCTGCCACGGATCCCAAGAAGGTCAACGACACCACTTACCAGGTGACCATTCGCGATGGGGCCAAGTTCCATGACGGCTCCCCCGTCACCACCGAGGATGTCGCGTTCTCCTTCACCCGCGTGATGGATCCGGCCAACAAGTCCTTGTTCTCCCAGTTCATCCCCTTCATCCAGGACGTCAAGCCACTGGATGCAAAGACCGTGGAGTTCACCCTTAAGTACGCCTTCCCCGGTTTCGGTCCCCGCATCTCCGTGGTGAAGATTGTGCCCAAGGCACTCGCTACGGACCTGAAGGCCTTTGACGCTTCACCCATCGGCTCCGGTCCCTACAAACTGGTCTCCGCCGTCAAGGACGACAAGATCGTCTTCGAAGCTTTCGCCGACTACAACGGCCCGAAGCCCGCACTGGCCAAGGGCATGACCTGGCTGCTGCTTTCAGATGCAGCAGCCCGTGTCACCGCTGTACAGTCCGGCCGGGTCCAGGCAATCGAAGACGTTCCCTATCTGGATGTCGACGGGCTGAAGTCCAAGGTCAAGGTGGAATCGGTCCAGTCCTTCGGCCTGTTGTTCCTCATGTTCAACTGTGCAAAGGCACCGTTCGACAACAAGCTTGTCCGCCAGGCCCTGCACTACGGCCTGGACAAGGAAGCAATCATCAAGAAAGCACTGTTCGGCAACGCAAAAGCCGCTACTTCCTACTTCCAGGAAGGCCACCCGGACTACGTCAAGGCCAAGAACGTTTACGGCTTCGATACCTCCAAGGCTGAGGAACTGCTGAAGCAGGCCGGCGTTACCAGCCTCGAGTTCGAGCTCCTCACCACGGACACCGCCTGGGTCAAGGACGTTGCACCCCTGATCCTCGAATCCTGGAACAAGATCCCGGGCGTCAAGGTCACCGTCAAGAGCCTTCAGTCCGGAGCCTTGTACAGCGACCGTGTTGGCAAGGGCGATTACTCGGTGGTCGCAGCCCCCGGCGATCCGTCCGTGTTTGGCAATGATGCAGACCTCCTCCTGAGCTGGTTCTACTCAGGTGCAACATGGATGGACAAGCGTGCCTTCTGGACAACCCCCGAACGCGCCAAGCTGCAGGAACTCATGAACAAGGGCTCCCAGGCTTCGGGCGAAGAGGCGAAGAAGATCGTGGGCGAAATCGTGGACATGGTCTCGGACGAAGTCCCCCTGTACCCGATCTTCCACCGCCAGCTGCCCAGCGCCTGGGACGAGAAGAAGCTCAACGGCTTCAAGCCGCTGCCCACCACCGGCCTGTCCTTCGTCGACGTCGGACGAACCGCCTAA
- a CDS encoding globin domain-containing protein produces the protein MLSEKSRPIIEATLPLVGSRIGAITVDFYQRLFSAHPQLLDGLFSRSNQRSGDQQRALAGSIAAFATHLVNNPGTLPEKVLSRIAHKHASLGITEEQYDVVYEHLFAAIAADLAEVITPGIAEAWTEVYWLMADALIKLEKDLYASQANSKMWMPWRVTAKEPAGTDAMTFTLEPADDTPVTPAVPGQYISVKVRLSDGLRQVRQYSLSGDTGTSRTFTTKLNDGGEVSTALHTGVEPGDILEISNPYGEITLKEGAGPVILASAGIGCTPTASILRSLAEAGTDRQVLVLHAEKAMDNWALSGQMTADAAAIDADLKLWLETPHAAATQGFMSLREVDVPADASLYLCGPLPFMKKIRDEAIEAGIPATRIHYEVFGPDVWLAN, from the coding sequence ATGCTCTCGGAAAAGTCCCGCCCCATCATCGAAGCAACCCTTCCCTTGGTGGGCTCACGGATCGGCGCGATCACCGTGGACTTCTACCAGCGGCTTTTCTCGGCGCACCCCCAGCTGCTTGACGGCCTCTTCAGCCGTTCCAACCAGCGTTCAGGTGACCAGCAACGGGCACTGGCCGGAAGCATCGCAGCTTTCGCCACCCACCTGGTCAACAACCCAGGCACCCTTCCGGAGAAAGTCCTGTCCAGGATCGCGCACAAGCATGCCTCCCTCGGAATCACCGAAGAGCAGTATGACGTGGTCTACGAGCACTTGTTCGCCGCGATCGCCGCAGACCTGGCAGAGGTCATCACGCCCGGGATCGCTGAGGCCTGGACTGAGGTCTATTGGCTCATGGCTGACGCGCTGATCAAGCTGGAAAAGGACCTCTACGCCTCGCAGGCAAACAGCAAAATGTGGATGCCCTGGCGTGTTACGGCCAAGGAACCGGCAGGCACCGACGCCATGACCTTCACTCTGGAACCGGCCGATGACACCCCGGTCACCCCTGCGGTTCCCGGTCAGTACATCAGCGTCAAGGTCCGCCTCAGTGACGGGCTCCGTCAGGTGCGCCAGTATTCGCTGTCCGGCGACACGGGCACCAGCCGGACCTTCACTACCAAACTGAACGACGGCGGTGAGGTATCCACCGCCCTGCACACCGGCGTCGAACCTGGCGACATTCTGGAAATCTCGAACCCATACGGCGAAATCACCCTCAAAGAGGGAGCGGGACCGGTCATTCTCGCCTCGGCAGGCATCGGTTGCACCCCGACGGCGTCCATCCTGCGTTCGCTCGCCGAGGCTGGAACGGACCGGCAGGTCCTGGTCCTCCACGCCGAGAAGGCCATGGACAACTGGGCACTCAGCGGGCAAATGACGGCAGACGCCGCGGCAATCGACGCAGACCTGAAACTTTGGCTGGAAACTCCGCATGCCGCGGCCACGCAGGGTTTCATGTCACTGCGGGAAGTTGACGTCCCTGCCGATGCCTCGTTGTACCTCTGCGGACCGCTTCCCTTCATGAAGAAGATCCGCGACGAAGCCATTGAGGCTGGAATTCCGGCCACGCGGATCCACTACGAGGTCTTTGGCCCGGACGTTTGGCTCGCCAACTAG
- a CDS encoding ABC transporter permease gives MILGITLLVFLVLQAAPGDQASSALGDGASEEAKQQYRQDNGLNDPLVLQYFRFLGKLLQFDLGVTTPPAKSVASMIGSAFPLTLQLTFLGVLIAIVLSLAFGILGALYRDKWQDQLVRVFSIAAIATPSFWLGILLIQWFALGENPMFPSGGIATPESGFGGWLNSMALPALALGIPVSASLIRVVRTSMVEELDRDYVRTAIGNGVPYREVVSKNVLRNALVTPVTVLGLRVGYLLGGAVVIEMIFALPGMGQLILNGITNLDVNLVQGVVLTISVTFVLVNIVVDLLYLLINPRIRTV, from the coding sequence ATGATCCTGGGCATTACGTTGCTCGTCTTCCTCGTCCTGCAGGCCGCTCCCGGCGATCAGGCAAGCTCCGCCCTCGGTGACGGCGCCAGCGAAGAAGCGAAGCAACAGTACCGCCAGGACAATGGCTTGAACGATCCCCTGGTCCTGCAGTACTTCCGCTTCCTCGGAAAGCTCCTGCAGTTCGACCTCGGCGTTACCACCCCGCCGGCAAAGTCGGTGGCCTCCATGATCGGCTCGGCGTTCCCCCTGACGCTGCAGCTCACGTTCCTGGGTGTCCTGATCGCGATCGTGCTCTCGCTCGCGTTCGGCATCCTCGGCGCCCTCTACCGCGACAAGTGGCAGGACCAGTTGGTCCGTGTCTTCTCCATCGCCGCGATCGCCACGCCATCGTTCTGGCTGGGCATCCTGCTCATCCAGTGGTTCGCGCTCGGTGAGAACCCGATGTTCCCCTCAGGCGGAATTGCGACGCCGGAATCCGGCTTCGGCGGTTGGCTCAACTCCATGGCCCTCCCGGCGCTTGCGCTCGGCATCCCCGTCTCGGCGTCGCTGATCCGTGTGGTCCGTACCTCCATGGTGGAAGAACTGGACCGCGACTACGTCCGCACCGCCATCGGCAACGGTGTCCCCTACCGCGAGGTTGTCTCCAAGAACGTCCTCCGCAACGCACTCGTCACCCCGGTGACCGTACTGGGACTGCGCGTGGGCTACCTGCTGGGCGGCGCCGTCGTGATTGAAATGATTTTCGCCCTCCCTGGCATGGGCCAGCTGATCCTCAACGGCATCACCAACCTGGACGTCAACCTGGTCCAGGGCGTGGTGCTCACCATCTCGGTCACCTTCGTTCTGGTGAACATCGTGGTGGACCTTCTCTACCTGCTCATCAACCCCCGAATCAGGACGGTATAG
- a CDS encoding Rrf2 family transcriptional regulator — translation MKINAFADVSLRAIMVLAAAPEGVLLTTQAVADAVGTPYNHVSKAMVRLRALGYIDVERGRLGGSRLNETGRKATVGEVLRHLDSRQDPAECQSPTKSCPLITECGLRHAMNRAREAFYRELDTVVIASLPHARQMNPVFHSIGLRPEFRLPATQP, via the coding sequence ATGAAAATCAACGCGTTTGCAGATGTCAGCCTCCGGGCCATCATGGTGTTGGCCGCCGCTCCAGAAGGTGTGCTCCTGACCACCCAAGCGGTGGCAGACGCCGTGGGAACACCGTACAACCATGTCAGCAAAGCGATGGTCCGCTTGCGCGCACTGGGCTACATTGACGTTGAACGGGGACGCCTGGGCGGTTCCAGACTGAATGAAACCGGACGCAAGGCTACCGTTGGCGAAGTCTTGCGTCATTTGGACAGCAGGCAGGACCCGGCAGAGTGCCAATCCCCCACCAAGAGTTGTCCGCTCATCACGGAATGCGGCCTGCGCCACGCGATGAACCGGGCCAGGGAAGCCTTCTACCGCGAGTTGGACACCGTGGTCATTGCTTCGCTTCCCCACGCCCGCCAGATGAATCCGGTGTTCCATTCCATTGGGCTGCGTCCGGAATTCAGGTTGCCGGCTACCCAGCCTTAG